From a single Adhaeribacter swui genomic region:
- a CDS encoding BamA/TamA family outer membrane protein, with the protein MLPKSEVMHTVFLVGNTGAPLDTTAGAKLRLLREQLLASGKASNLVFIGNTFYPRLLPPPNNSARASAEQALKAQLATLKGYKGQVHIIPGDHQLKKEKNTASRRARYQEQFIRDYLQNEAVFMPENSCPGPSQIEINDNILLLLLDTKWFMPRSPQIDEDAGCAANSAAAVLAEVDDALKSNAQKQIIVATHVAQDIKPYRYRVMQKAYTQIYRQHPGLIHVEDNSPALAYAWQDSINYIRTGWRSLYRNIRQKPAPLFTASEPGFSKIIFYENGEAWLEFWTTTLAAQPAAKMAYRRLLMKKTTLAQLNAKIKPSRAIDYTDSTVTVNASSVYQVNAFKRWLLGENYRAEWATPVTLPVFDVGKMKGGLKVVQRGGGFQTRSLRLVDSEGKEFVMRSVEKYPIEAIPRALRRTVAADIVKDQISASHPYAPLVLPSLAQAAGVYHTNPQYFFIPDDPRLGSFRTGLANTIGLFEERPDDDESKSPHFGNSKKVYGTDKVLEKIYEDNDDQVDQQAVVRARLFDFFIGDWDRHEDQWRWASFENENGKGKTYQPIPRDRDMTFFVNQGVIPKIASRKWIMPKIQGFDEAIRDVTTFNFNARYFDRTFLTALSLNDWLKSATELQQSLTDDVIEDALKKLPEPIYQIRGAALTATLKARRAHLVRDAAKYYKFLARAVDVVGSDKRELFRVTRLDDENTQVEVFKISKKNEVEQSIYNRIFKISETREVRLYGLGGDDTFEVTGTVKRGMRIRIIGGEGADIITDSSRVKKGSCKTIIYDTATGNQLQLASESKNETSDRNEAVNEYDRKAFRYNYLGPLASIEYNKDDGFYLGGGFLATQQGFRKDPFASSHRFVANYALATHSFLFRYGGYFTQALGIFDVGLNLDVKTRNFADNFFGLSNESVYNREVGIDFYRYRSERYTFNVLLGRRWGKYQRLLFGPTYQFVQVQEPVNRYLEQFSAEELSPNDPFASKSYAGLQMSYELDSRDNKTLPSRGVYFLTEASGYLGTNNYSTNYSRINSQLSFFQTVYLPFKVVLAGRVGGGTTLGDFEFFQANTLDGLYNVRGFRRSRYSGRSSFYNNLEARIQLFNFQTYLFPGAAGVMVFHDSGRVWNSNEQSNKWHRGYGGGFWFAPVNLIVITAGYMVSDENRLPLISAGFLF; encoded by the coding sequence ATGCTCCCTAAAAGTGAAGTAATGCACACCGTGTTTCTGGTGGGCAATACCGGGGCACCCCTCGATACCACCGCCGGCGCTAAATTGCGTTTGTTGCGGGAACAACTGTTGGCTTCGGGTAAAGCCAGTAACCTGGTATTTATTGGCAATACTTTCTACCCTCGCCTGTTACCGCCTCCCAATAACTCTGCGCGGGCCAGTGCCGAACAAGCTTTAAAAGCGCAATTAGCTACCCTGAAAGGTTATAAAGGCCAGGTGCATATTATTCCGGGCGATCATCAATTAAAAAAAGAGAAGAATACTGCTTCCCGGCGCGCCCGGTACCAAGAGCAATTTATCCGGGATTACCTGCAAAACGAAGCTGTTTTTATGCCCGAAAATAGCTGCCCTGGTCCAAGCCAAATCGAGATCAATGATAATATTTTGTTACTGCTGCTGGATACCAAATGGTTTATGCCCCGTAGCCCCCAAATTGACGAGGATGCCGGCTGTGCGGCCAATAGCGCTGCAGCCGTGCTGGCCGAAGTAGACGATGCCCTTAAAAGCAATGCGCAAAAGCAAATAATTGTGGCCACCCACGTAGCCCAGGACATTAAGCCCTACCGCTACCGGGTTATGCAAAAAGCGTACACCCAAATTTACCGCCAGCACCCGGGTTTAATTCACGTGGAAGATAATAGCCCTGCTTTGGCGTACGCGTGGCAGGATAGCATTAATTACATCCGCACGGGTTGGCGCTCGCTTTACCGGAATATCAGGCAAAAACCTGCCCCGCTATTTACCGCCTCGGAACCGGGTTTTTCTAAAATTATATTTTACGAAAACGGGGAAGCCTGGCTGGAGTTCTGGACTACTACGTTGGCGGCGCAACCCGCCGCCAAAATGGCTTACCGGCGCTTGCTCATGAAAAAAACAACTTTGGCCCAATTAAACGCTAAAATTAAACCATCGCGGGCTATAGATTATACCGATAGTACCGTAACGGTAAATGCCAGCAGTGTGTACCAGGTTAATGCGTTTAAGCGCTGGCTGCTCGGCGAAAATTACCGTGCTGAGTGGGCTACCCCGGTAACATTGCCGGTTTTTGATGTAGGTAAAATGAAGGGCGGGCTAAAGGTAGTGCAGCGCGGGGGCGGTTTTCAAACTAGGTCGTTGCGTTTGGTTGATTCTGAAGGGAAAGAATTTGTAATGCGATCTGTGGAGAAATACCCCATCGAGGCTATTCCAAGAGCTTTGCGCCGCACGGTAGCCGCCGATATAGTTAAGGATCAAATTTCAGCTTCGCACCCCTATGCGCCGCTGGTACTGCCTTCTTTGGCGCAAGCGGCCGGAGTTTACCATACCAATCCGCAATACTTTTTTATCCCCGACGATCCGCGGTTAGGTAGTTTTAGAACGGGCTTAGCCAACACCATTGGCTTGTTCGAAGAGCGGCCTGACGACGATGAATCTAAATCGCCGCATTTTGGAAATTCTAAAAAAGTATACGGCACCGATAAAGTGCTCGAAAAAATTTACGAAGACAACGACGACCAGGTAGACCAGCAAGCTGTAGTGCGAGCGCGGCTATTCGACTTTTTTATCGGCGACTGGGACCGCCACGAAGACCAATGGCGCTGGGCCAGCTTTGAAAACGAAAACGGTAAAGGAAAAACGTATCAGCCTATTCCGCGCGACCGCGACATGACTTTTTTCGTGAACCAGGGCGTAATTCCAAAAATTGCCAGCCGCAAATGGATTATGCCAAAAATTCAGGGCTTTGATGAAGCCATCCGGGATGTAACTACTTTTAATTTCAACGCCCGCTACTTCGATCGTACTTTTTTAACGGCGCTTTCTTTAAACGACTGGTTAAAATCGGCTACCGAGCTGCAGCAAAGCCTCACGGATGACGTGATTGAGGACGCCCTGAAAAAGCTGCCGGAACCTATTTACCAGATTCGGGGCGCTGCCCTAACCGCTACGCTTAAAGCCCGCCGCGCCCACTTAGTGAGAGATGCGGCTAAATACTATAAATTCCTGGCGCGTGCAGTAGATGTAGTAGGGTCCGATAAACGGGAGTTGTTTCGTGTAACCCGCCTGGATGATGAAAATACGCAGGTAGAAGTTTTTAAAATCAGTAAGAAAAATGAAGTAGAACAATCCATCTACAACCGGATTTTTAAAATTTCCGAAACCCGCGAGGTGCGGTTGTACGGCTTGGGCGGCGACGATACGTTTGAGGTAACCGGCACTGTTAAAAGAGGCATGCGCATCCGGATTATTGGGGGCGAAGGAGCCGATATAATTACGGATAGTTCGCGGGTAAAAAAAGGCAGTTGTAAAACCATTATTTACGACACCGCTACCGGTAACCAATTGCAGTTAGCCAGTGAATCTAAAAACGAAACCTCAGACCGCAACGAAGCCGTAAATGAATACGACCGCAAAGCATTCCGGTATAACTACCTCGGGCCATTAGCTTCTATTGAATATAACAAAGACGATGGTTTTTATTTGGGTGGCGGCTTTCTGGCTACCCAACAAGGTTTCCGGAAAGATCCGTTTGCTTCTTCGCACCGGTTTGTGGCTAATTACGCCTTAGCTACGCATTCTTTTTTGTTTCGCTACGGTGGTTATTTTACCCAGGCTTTAGGCATTTTCGACGTTGGCTTAAACCTAGACGTAAAAACCCGGAATTTCGCCGATAACTTTTTTGGCTTGTCTAACGAATCGGTTTATAACCGCGAAGTGGGCATTGATTTTTACCGGTACCGTTCGGAGCGTTATACTTTTAACGTTTTACTGGGGCGCCGGTGGGGCAAGTACCAGCGGCTTTTGTTTGGGCCAACTTATCAGTTTGTGCAGGTGCAGGAGCCCGTAAACCGTTATTTAGAGCAATTTAGCGCGGAGGAGCTAAGCCCCAACGACCCTTTTGCCTCCAAAAGTTACGCGGGGCTGCAAATGTCTTACGAACTCGATAGCCGCGATAATAAAACTTTACCCAGCCGGGGCGTGTACTTTTTAACGGAGGCCAGCGGTTACCTAGGTACCAACAACTATTCTACTAATTACTCGCGCATTAATTCGCAGCTATCGTTTTTCCAGACGGTGTATTTGCCGTTTAAAGTGGTGCTGGCCGGCCGCGTGGGCGGCGGTACTACCCTGGGCGATTTTGAATTTTTTCAGGCCAATACCCTGGATGGCTTGTACAACGTGCGGGGCTTCCGGCGGTCGCGCTACTCGGGGCGTTCGAGTTTTTACAATAACCTCGAAGCCCGGATTCAATTATTTAATTTTCAAACGTATTTATTTCCGGGAGCCGCCGGCGTCATGGTTTTTCATGATAGCGGGCGCGTTTGGAACAGTAATGAGCAATCTAATAAATGGCACCGCGGCTACGGCGGCGGCTTTTGGTTTGCCCCGGTAAACTTAATTGTAATTACGGCGGGCTACATGGTTTCCGACGAAAACCGGTTGCCTTTAATCAGTGCCGGATTTTTATTTTAG
- a CDS encoding SDR family NAD(P)-dependent oxidoreductase encodes MASSPFDLTGKLALITGGGTGLGLGIAEAFIQAGARVIITGRREEVLQQACQQLGPQVSCEVNDVADLDSIPGLVQTVEQKYGPIDILVNNAGINLKKHTLEVNDAEFQAIIQTNLLGLFALTREVAKGMTQRKSGSILMITSMAALYGLPLVSAYAASKSAVLGMVRVLASDLSPHGIRVNAIAPGFIQSPMLLKALETDPERKRKVLGRTPLGGFGQPADIGHAAVFLASDAARFITGVNLPVDGGNSIGF; translated from the coding sequence ATGGCATCATCTCCTTTTGATTTAACTGGTAAACTGGCATTAATTACCGGGGGCGGCACCGGTTTAGGTTTAGGTATTGCCGAAGCATTTATTCAGGCGGGCGCCCGGGTAATAATTACGGGCCGGCGCGAAGAAGTGCTGCAACAAGCTTGTCAGCAGTTGGGGCCGCAAGTAAGCTGCGAGGTAAACGACGTAGCCGATTTAGATTCTATTCCGGGGTTGGTACAAACCGTAGAACAAAAATACGGGCCGATTGATATACTGGTAAACAACGCCGGTATTAATTTAAAAAAACACACCCTGGAGGTGAACGACGCCGAGTTTCAGGCGATTATTCAAACTAATTTATTGGGTTTGTTTGCTTTAACCCGCGAAGTAGCCAAAGGCATGACCCAACGCAAATCCGGTTCTATTCTCATGATTACGTCCATGGCGGCGTTGTACGGTTTGCCTTTGGTAAGCGCGTATGCGGCTTCTAAATCGGCGGTTTTGGGTATGGTGCGGGTACTCGCCAGCGATTTATCGCCCCACGGCATCCGGGTAAACGCCATTGCCCCGGGTTTTATTCAGTCGCCGATGTTGTTAAAAGCCCTGGAAACCGATCCGGAACGTAAACGAAAAGTGTTGGGCCGCACGCCCTTGGGTGGTTTTGGGCAACCCGCCGATATTGGACACGCGGCCGTGTTTCTGGCCTCCGATGCTGCCCGTTTTATTACCGGCGTTAACTTGCCCGTTGATGGCGGCAATTCCATCGGTTTTTAA
- a CDS encoding SIMPL domain-containing protein: MKRTIFSLLILLFMQQFTFAQVQPTTVLPPLVNVSGYGEVKVQPDEISLQVAVETRDKSLDEAKKQNDKNVAAILAYLKKSGVDAKNVQTTYMSVQPIYSGNFGQATPDVYTATKTINVLVKKISSFDELMAGIYKAGANRVDGIDFRTSDLQKHREQARKLAVQAARQKATALTSELGAKVGRVYSINESGNNYPGPIAYGRANKMMESAAFDGAGGSTIAAGEIIVSASVDVSFLIE; encoded by the coding sequence ATGAAAAGGACTATATTTTCGCTTTTAATTTTATTATTTATGCAGCAATTTACTTTTGCCCAGGTTCAGCCTACAACCGTTTTGCCGCCTTTGGTAAATGTATCGGGTTACGGCGAAGTAAAAGTACAACCCGATGAAATAAGCTTGCAGGTAGCCGTGGAAACCCGCGATAAATCGTTGGACGAGGCTAAAAAGCAAAATGATAAAAACGTAGCCGCTATTCTGGCTTACCTTAAAAAAAGTGGCGTAGATGCTAAAAACGTGCAAACAACTTACATGAGTGTGCAGCCTATTTACTCCGGTAATTTTGGACAAGCTACCCCGGATGTATATACCGCTACTAAAACCATAAATGTGCTGGTTAAAAAAATAAGTTCTTTCGACGAATTAATGGCGGGCATTTACAAAGCCGGCGCTAACCGCGTAGATGGCATTGATTTCAGAACTTCAGATTTACAAAAACACCGCGAACAAGCCCGTAAATTAGCCGTGCAGGCGGCCCGCCAAAAAGCTACCGCGTTAACATCTGAGTTAGGCGCCAAAGTAGGCCGGGTGTATTCTATTAACGAATCGGGCAATAATTATCCGGGCCCAATTGCTTACGGCCGGGCAAATAAAATGATGGAATCAGCCGCGTTTGATGGAGCTGGCGGATCAACCATTGCGGCCGGAGAAATTATAGTTTCGGCTAGCGTAGATGTAAGCTTTTTAATTGAATAG